One window of Chloroflexus aggregans DSM 9485 genomic DNA carries:
- a CDS encoding division/cell wall cluster transcriptional repressor MraZ, giving the protein MLLGTWIVPIDDNGRCVIPSPLRPLLGLTVVVTRGFERCLHICPEPFWRGLARRVSTLTLGGGDERWLRRLLFAEAQVSLLDAQAAITFSTALRTYAGLERTAVFVGMDQYLEVWAPERWQECEMTLLASAGRWSRLDWGVAHSDVVSL; this is encoded by the coding sequence ATGCTGCTCGGAACGTGGATCGTACCAATCGATGACAATGGTCGGTGTGTGATACCATCACCACTGCGTCCCCTGCTCGGTCTCACCGTTGTAGTGACACGTGGTTTTGAGCGCTGTCTTCACATCTGCCCCGAACCATTTTGGCGTGGTCTTGCCCGGCGCGTCAGTACGCTTACGCTCGGTGGTGGCGATGAACGATGGTTGCGTCGGCTGCTGTTCGCCGAGGCGCAGGTGTCGCTCCTCGATGCCCAGGCAGCAATTACGTTCTCTACCGCGCTCCGTACCTACGCCGGTCTTGAACGTACTGCTGTGTTCGTAGGGATGGATCAGTATCTCGAAGTGTGGGCGCCGGAACGATGGCAGGAGTGTGAGATGACCCTGTTGGCCTCCGCCGGTCGCTGGTCACGCCTCGATTGGGGTGTCGCCCACAGTGATGTCGTTTCTTTATAA
- the gltX gene encoding glutamate--tRNA ligase codes for MAGIEGPVRVRFAPSPTGSLHIGGVRTALFNWLCARHYGGQFILRIEDTDEKRFVPGAADDISISLRWVGIDWDEGPDVGGPYGPYVQSQRFEQGIYRPYVDQLLEAGLAYMSFTTEEELTQMRAAAEAAGIKAFRFRGSERDWPLERQRELAASGKPYTVRLKTPLDGETRFSDLIRGGDEIVVQNDQLQDIVLIKSSGMPVYHFAHLVDDHLMKITLVMRGEEWVPSTPYHVLLYDYFGWQRPIFAHLPAILRHDGKGKLSKRKDDVATQRFRERGYLPETMLNYLALQGWSYDGVTEIMNREELIARFSIERIQPSPARWNPEKLRDMNGIYIRKLSREQLAERVLPFMQRAGLIGDPASDTERAYLLQLIPLIHERLEELQEAPELLEFFYCEVTPGVTYQPTDLIPKKHDAVQTVTMLRAAHDVLQRQTDWTAPALETALRTLVEQLGVKPGPLFSAIRIAVTGRSVAPPLFDTLAGVGRERSLERLAAAIAALEQMS; via the coding sequence ATGGCAGGTATTGAGGGGCCGGTACGGGTGCGTTTTGCCCCTAGCCCAACCGGCAGCTTGCACATCGGCGGTGTGCGTACCGCTCTCTTCAATTGGCTCTGTGCCCGTCATTATGGTGGGCAGTTTATTCTGCGGATCGAAGATACTGACGAAAAACGGTTTGTTCCCGGTGCTGCCGATGATATTAGCATTTCGCTGCGCTGGGTTGGGATCGATTGGGATGAAGGCCCGGATGTGGGTGGTCCGTATGGCCCCTACGTGCAGTCACAGCGGTTTGAGCAAGGTATCTATCGCCCCTACGTTGACCAATTGCTCGAGGCTGGACTGGCGTACATGTCCTTCACTACCGAAGAGGAACTCACGCAGATGCGGGCCGCTGCCGAAGCTGCCGGAATCAAGGCATTTCGCTTCCGTGGCTCCGAACGCGATTGGCCGCTCGAGCGCCAGCGTGAATTGGCAGCGAGCGGTAAGCCGTATACCGTGCGCCTCAAAACTCCACTCGACGGCGAGACGCGCTTCAGCGACCTTATTCGCGGCGGTGATGAGATCGTCGTACAGAATGACCAATTGCAAGATATTGTGCTGATTAAGTCAAGCGGTATGCCGGTCTACCACTTTGCCCACCTCGTTGACGACCATCTGATGAAGATTACCCTTGTTATGCGTGGAGAAGAGTGGGTACCGAGCACACCGTACCACGTCTTACTCTACGACTACTTCGGCTGGCAGCGACCGATCTTTGCCCATCTGCCGGCAATTTTACGCCACGATGGCAAAGGCAAACTGTCGAAGCGCAAAGATGATGTAGCAACGCAGCGGTTCCGCGAACGTGGTTATCTGCCGGAAACCATGCTCAACTACCTCGCCTTGCAAGGGTGGAGCTACGATGGGGTGACCGAGATAATGAACCGTGAAGAACTCATCGCGCGTTTCTCGATAGAGCGGATTCAGCCATCGCCGGCGCGTTGGAATCCGGAAAAGCTGCGCGACATGAACGGTATCTACATCCGTAAGCTCAGCCGTGAGCAACTGGCCGAGCGGGTGTTGCCATTTATGCAGCGGGCCGGCCTGATCGGCGATCCGGCCAGTGATACCGAACGGGCGTATCTGCTTCAGCTTATTCCGCTCATCCATGAACGGCTGGAGGAATTGCAAGAGGCGCCGGAGTTGCTCGAGTTCTTCTACTGTGAGGTAACACCAGGGGTGACGTATCAGCCGACCGATCTGATTCCCAAGAAACATGATGCGGTCCAGACGGTCACAATGCTCCGGGCAGCGCATGACGTGTTGCAGCGACAAACCGATTGGACGGCACCGGCGCTTGAGACAGCGCTACGTACATTGGTTGAGCAGTTGGGAGTGAAGCCGGGTCCTCTCTTTAGTGCCATTCGTATCGCTGTAACCGGTCGCAGTGTTGCGCCGCCGTTGTTTGATACGCTCGCCGGGGTTGGTCGTGAGCGATCGTTGGAGCGTTTGGCGGCTGCTATTGCGGCATTGGAGCAGATGTCATGA
- a CDS encoding CPBP family intramembrane glutamic endopeptidase: MIPAWFTHNRLYDLARSGRRLTPWWGVIIIGILIALLSQVLSLPVIIAEVLLTGGVLEADKVGVSPVVSGVWLSLLLTVSFGALILLTWLWIRFYEGRGITSVGLVDPQRGLFLYGRGMLIGLTIFSTIVGILAPFGFIAVEVGDPAHVGMAALGGVLLMLIPGWLIQGAAEEVLTRGWMLPTLAVRYRPWVGVLISSLFFAVMHGLNPNLSFLALLNLFLYGMFAALYALREESLWGICAFHSIWNWAQGNLFGLAVSGQTVSGGMLFNLMETGPDWLTGGTFGPEGGLATTIVLVISMAIIWWWPTVDTRPKVPEPISVKRQG, translated from the coding sequence ATGATTCCGGCATGGTTCACGCACAACCGTCTCTACGATTTAGCCCGCAGTGGCCGTCGCTTGACACCGTGGTGGGGGGTGATCATTATCGGTATCCTCATTGCTCTCCTATCGCAGGTGCTGTCATTGCCGGTAATTATCGCCGAAGTGTTGTTGACCGGTGGGGTGCTTGAGGCAGATAAGGTCGGTGTCTCGCCGGTGGTCTCAGGCGTTTGGCTATCACTTCTCCTGACCGTCTCGTTCGGCGCGCTGATACTGCTCACTTGGTTGTGGATTCGCTTCTACGAGGGGCGCGGGATTACCAGCGTTGGCTTAGTAGATCCGCAGCGAGGATTGTTCCTATACGGGCGCGGGATGCTCATCGGTCTAACCATATTTTCTACCATTGTAGGCATCCTGGCGCCATTCGGGTTCATTGCCGTCGAGGTGGGCGATCCGGCGCACGTGGGGATGGCCGCGCTCGGCGGAGTGTTGCTGATGCTCATTCCCGGTTGGTTGATACAAGGTGCTGCCGAAGAGGTTCTCACGCGGGGCTGGATGTTGCCGACGCTGGCGGTACGCTATCGTCCTTGGGTTGGTGTGTTGATTTCATCACTCTTCTTTGCCGTGATGCACGGGCTGAATCCCAACCTCAGTTTTCTTGCCCTCTTGAACCTGTTTCTTTACGGGATGTTTGCCGCGCTGTACGCTCTCCGCGAAGAGTCGTTGTGGGGGATTTGCGCTTTTCATTCGATCTGGAACTGGGCGCAGGGCAATCTGTTTGGGCTTGCGGTAAGTGGGCAAACGGTGAGTGGCGGGATGCTGTTCAATCTCATGGAGACAGGGCCTGATTGGTTGACCGGTGGCACATTTGGGCCAGAGGGCGGTCTTGCGACCACGATAGTGTTGGTGATAAGTATGGCGATCATCTGGTGGTGGCCGACTGTGGACACGCGCCCCAAGGTACCAGAACCGATTTCGGTCAAACGTCAAGGTTGA
- the malZ gene encoding maltodextrin glucosidase, translating into MTIRSWEASIHHDGSPRYVQFGGRVGDTARLRLRIAADAPVGGVFVRTCPDGEQHFTPMRDLGVQGVCRWWEGELPIRMLRTNYRFLLRADDGVYWYSAGGVTRYYPTDANDFVLLANYHAPTWVRDAVFYQIFPDRFADGDPGNNVRDGEYLYQGRPVVARRWHELPQRATGSIEFYGGDLQGIAQRLDYLTDLGVSALYLNPIFRAPSNHKYDVEDYTHIDPHLGGEAGLLTLRQALDERTMRLVLDIVPNHCGVTHPWFVAAQADRHAPTAEFFTFRRHPDEYECWLGVKTLPKLNYRSVRLREVMYAGPDAIMRRWLRPPYRIDGWRIDVANMLGRLGPDNLGHKIGRGIRRAVKAEQPNAYLLGEHFFDGTPHLQGEELDATMNYQGFTFPVWRWLAGFEFNPQRPEADPRPIATETMAAQWTVFRAAIPWQIATQQFNLLGSHDTPRLRTIVGDDLARVRVAMTLLFTYPGVPCIYYGDEIGLAGGGDPDCRRTMPWDEAEWDHDLRAFVRRLAHLRRSAPALRWGGFQQLYAQGETIAFQREAPEERLIVVARRSDDGLRALPVRHAGLADGVTLRELFTSAETVARNGMLDISSLPATGAQVWRAL; encoded by the coding sequence ATGACAATCCGGTCTTGGGAGGCGAGCATTCACCACGATGGATCGCCTCGCTACGTGCAGTTTGGTGGGCGCGTGGGTGATACCGCACGCTTGCGCTTGCGCATCGCCGCCGATGCTCCGGTCGGTGGCGTGTTTGTACGTACTTGCCCCGATGGCGAACAGCACTTCACGCCAATGCGTGATCTGGGTGTGCAGGGGGTGTGTCGTTGGTGGGAAGGCGAGTTGCCGATCCGGATGCTGCGTACCAACTATCGCTTCCTGTTGCGAGCCGATGATGGCGTGTACTGGTACAGCGCCGGTGGCGTAACGCGCTATTACCCGACCGACGCCAATGATTTTGTCCTGTTGGCGAACTACCATGCCCCGACGTGGGTGCGTGACGCGGTCTTTTACCAAATCTTTCCCGACCGCTTCGCCGACGGTGATCCCGGCAATAATGTCCGCGACGGTGAGTATCTGTACCAGGGGCGTCCGGTTGTTGCCCGGCGCTGGCACGAGTTGCCACAGCGGGCGACCGGTTCAATCGAGTTTTACGGTGGTGATCTGCAAGGGATCGCCCAACGGCTCGATTATCTAACCGATCTCGGCGTTTCAGCCCTTTATCTCAATCCGATATTCCGCGCACCGTCGAACCACAAATACGACGTTGAAGACTACACGCACATCGATCCGCATCTCGGTGGTGAAGCCGGTTTGCTAACGCTGCGTCAGGCCCTCGACGAACGAACCATGCGATTGGTGCTCGACATCGTACCAAACCACTGCGGCGTTACGCATCCCTGGTTTGTGGCCGCCCAGGCTGATCGACACGCACCAACGGCCGAGTTCTTCACATTTCGTCGTCACCCGGACGAATATGAATGCTGGCTGGGTGTGAAGACGCTGCCCAAACTCAATTATCGCAGCGTGCGCCTGCGCGAAGTGATGTACGCCGGACCCGACGCGATTATGCGGCGCTGGTTGCGCCCACCCTACCGCATTGATGGCTGGCGGATCGATGTCGCCAATATGCTGGGCCGGCTCGGTCCCGACAACCTCGGCCACAAGATCGGGCGCGGCATCCGGCGGGCGGTCAAGGCCGAACAACCTAACGCCTACCTGCTCGGCGAGCACTTCTTCGATGGGACGCCCCATCTGCAAGGGGAAGAGCTGGACGCTACGATGAACTATCAGGGCTTCACCTTTCCCGTGTGGCGTTGGTTAGCCGGCTTTGAATTCAATCCACAGCGGCCCGAAGCCGATCCGCGACCGATTGCAACTGAAACAATGGCCGCTCAATGGACGGTCTTTCGGGCGGCAATTCCGTGGCAGATCGCGACGCAGCAGTTCAATCTCCTCGGTAGCCACGATACCCCCCGGTTGCGCACCATTGTAGGAGATGATCTGGCCCGTGTGCGCGTGGCAATGACACTGCTCTTCACCTATCCCGGTGTGCCGTGTATCTACTATGGCGACGAGATTGGCCTGGCCGGCGGCGGCGATCCCGATTGCCGGCGGACGATGCCGTGGGATGAAGCAGAGTGGGATCACGATCTGCGCGCGTTTGTGCGGCGGTTAGCGCATTTGCGGCGTAGCGCGCCGGCGTTGCGTTGGGGCGGATTCCAGCAGCTCTACGCCCAAGGCGAGACGATCGCCTTTCAGCGTGAAGCGCCGGAAGAACGCCTGATTGTAGTCGCGCGCCGCAGCGACGATGGCTTGCGGGCATTGCCGGTGCGCCACGCCGGTCTGGCCGATGGCGTGACCTTGCGCGAACTATTCACCAGCGCCGAGACGGTCGCGCGCAATGGTATGTTGGACATCAGCAGTCTGCCGGCGACCGGCGCGCAGGTGTGGCGGGCATTGTAG
- a CDS encoding aldehyde ferredoxin oxidoreductase C-terminal domain-containing protein → MPLRSLTVDLARGHARQLLPAEVERDYLGGRGAIAWLLWYQLEPDTPPLSANNLLIFATGPLAGSSGYATGGFTVGTRSPLTGGIAYGWAPGHWGAALRRNNVDVLIIRGEAPDWCYLLIDGDTVRLRSARHLVGRDTVATAATLSAELGGDVRVLAIGPAGEVGVAYASIVAEGQYLVEPAGTGAVMADKKLKAIVVRDRAPLPVADVARMQSVLQSIQQRGERHPTANAIRAIGSAGLLPAAIKLGALTSRDARTPADGVAIARMFSEIARRGGRQERGCAGCPLPCYIDLRTRTGETHPLPSLELIAGFGARVGITDADTMLAIADRCLRLGIDPAAAAAAITFMTEAQDEGLVRQRTLNWGDGAAVIAALDRMSQRQEKRDILSLGVGEMQEAVWGSAAFAPQVKGLAMPALDPRALTEIGLAMATSPIGGDYRYAMAFEELVAEPPAWLPPPASGPRETEGKALRLIWHERFAAVLDASGLCRRLGLMAYQVTPGELIALLSAVSGRTISGADLVRIGERIVTLDRMFTRRYAANSQDTLPDRYLREPLSSGPTAGYTPPLDVLLAEYYARHGWDSAGDPTPARLAELGIP, encoded by the coding sequence ATGCCGTTGCGCAGTCTTACCGTTGATCTTGCTCGCGGCCACGCCCGCCAACTGTTACCCGCTGAAGTCGAACGCGATTATCTGGGTGGTCGTGGCGCTATTGCGTGGTTACTCTGGTATCAATTAGAACCGGATACACCACCACTGTCGGCTAACAATCTGCTGATCTTTGCGACTGGCCCGTTGGCCGGTAGCTCCGGTTACGCTACCGGCGGTTTTACCGTCGGTACTCGCTCACCTTTAACCGGCGGTATTGCCTATGGGTGGGCGCCGGGGCACTGGGGCGCAGCTCTCCGTCGGAATAATGTCGATGTCTTGATTATTCGCGGGGAAGCACCTGATTGGTGTTACCTCCTGATCGACGGAGATACCGTCCGCCTGCGTTCAGCTCGTCACCTCGTTGGGCGTGATACCGTAGCGACTGCGGCGACGCTGAGTGCTGAACTAGGTGGTGATGTGCGAGTGTTGGCGATTGGGCCTGCCGGTGAAGTCGGTGTAGCCTATGCCAGTATTGTCGCTGAAGGCCAGTATCTCGTTGAGCCGGCCGGTACCGGCGCCGTAATGGCCGATAAAAAGCTGAAAGCGATAGTAGTTCGTGATCGCGCACCACTGCCGGTGGCTGATGTGGCACGTATGCAGAGCGTGCTTCAATCGATCCAGCAGCGGGGTGAGCGTCATCCGACGGCAAACGCTATCCGTGCTATCGGTAGCGCCGGTTTGTTACCGGCGGCGATCAAGTTAGGTGCGCTGACCAGTCGGGACGCCCGGACACCGGCTGATGGGGTGGCTATCGCTCGGATGTTTAGCGAGATAGCCCGTCGTGGTGGGCGACAGGAGCGTGGTTGTGCCGGTTGTCCGCTACCCTGTTATATCGATCTACGTACTCGTACCGGTGAGACCCATCCCCTACCAAGCCTTGAATTGATTGCCGGTTTTGGCGCTCGTGTGGGGATTACCGACGCCGATACCATGCTGGCAATCGCCGATCGGTGCTTGCGGTTGGGCATCGATCCGGCAGCAGCAGCAGCGGCAATTACCTTTATGACCGAGGCGCAAGATGAAGGCTTAGTGCGACAGCGCACGCTCAATTGGGGTGATGGTGCCGCCGTGATCGCTGCTCTCGACCGGATGAGCCAACGTCAAGAAAAGCGCGATATCTTATCGTTGGGTGTTGGTGAGATGCAAGAGGCAGTATGGGGATCGGCAGCGTTCGCACCCCAAGTAAAAGGCTTGGCAATGCCGGCGCTCGATCCACGGGCGTTGACCGAGATCGGATTGGCGATGGCAACCAGCCCGATCGGTGGCGATTACCGATATGCTATGGCCTTTGAAGAATTGGTTGCTGAACCGCCAGCATGGTTGCCGCCACCGGCGAGCGGGCCGCGGGAAACTGAAGGCAAAGCCCTGCGCCTGATCTGGCACGAGCGGTTTGCCGCTGTACTCGATGCGAGTGGCCTCTGTCGCCGGCTTGGTCTGATGGCATATCAGGTGACGCCCGGTGAACTGATCGCGCTCCTCAGTGCGGTCAGTGGTCGCACAATTAGTGGGGCCGATCTGGTGCGGATCGGCGAACGGATCGTGACCCTCGACCGGATGTTTACCCGTCGGTACGCCGCCAACAGCCAAGATACGCTGCCCGACCGTTACCTACGTGAACCATTGAGCAGTGGGCCGACGGCTGGCTATACCCCACCGCTCGATGTGTTGTTAGCCGAATATTACGCACGCCACGGCTGGGATTCCGCCGGAGACCCGACACCGGCCCGCTTGGCCGAATTGGGCATCCCCTAA
- the proB gene encoding glutamate 5-kinase encodes MTRFVVKLGTSVLTAGTDRLHRPYFVELARQIVRLKADGHEVVLVSSGAIAAGKERLGADPRRRSNIPLKQVFAAVGQSRLMHIYEQIFDLYGLQVAQALLTRDDLRDRRRYLNARNTLTLCLAQGIVPIINENDAVATAEIRVGDNDNLSALVAGLIDADLLLILTDIAGLYSADPRTDPTAELLREVPVIDERIWAMAGGSGTHRGTGGMQTKIQAADLATRSGVAVVIAAGHEPDVIVRVANGERIGTYFPATTSHPDARQRWILAETVRHSRIVIDEGAAMALIQYGKSLLAAGIREVNGEFDRGQTVRIFDLAGREIARGLTQYRSSDLRLIAGLRSHQIGPVLGYDYGPEIVHRDDMVVLATKE; translated from the coding sequence ATGACCAGATTCGTTGTTAAATTAGGCACAAGTGTGCTCACTGCCGGTACCGACCGGCTACACCGACCTTATTTTGTCGAATTGGCCCGTCAGATTGTGCGTCTCAAAGCAGACGGTCACGAAGTCGTGTTGGTCTCGTCGGGTGCGATTGCCGCCGGTAAAGAACGTCTCGGCGCCGATCCACGCCGGCGGAGCAATATTCCGCTCAAGCAAGTGTTCGCCGCGGTGGGTCAGAGCCGATTAATGCACATCTACGAACAGATTTTCGATCTCTACGGACTGCAAGTGGCGCAGGCATTACTGACCCGCGACGATCTGCGTGATCGCCGACGCTATCTGAATGCCCGCAATACCCTTACCCTTTGCCTTGCCCAAGGAATTGTGCCGATTATCAACGAGAATGATGCGGTGGCAACCGCCGAGATTCGGGTCGGCGATAACGATAATCTCTCGGCACTGGTGGCCGGCTTGATCGACGCCGACCTGCTCTTGATCCTGACCGATATTGCCGGTCTCTACAGCGCCGATCCACGCACCGATCCGACTGCCGAACTGCTGCGTGAGGTACCGGTCATCGACGAACGAATTTGGGCAATGGCCGGTGGGAGCGGTACGCATCGCGGCACCGGCGGGATGCAGACCAAAATACAAGCTGCCGATCTGGCTACTCGTTCAGGAGTGGCGGTTGTCATTGCCGCCGGTCACGAACCGGATGTGATCGTGCGGGTGGCAAATGGTGAACGGATTGGAACGTACTTCCCGGCGACAACCTCACATCCTGATGCTCGCCAACGTTGGATTTTGGCCGAAACCGTGCGCCATTCCAGGATTGTGATTGATGAAGGGGCTGCAATGGCCCTGATCCAGTATGGGAAGAGTTTGTTGGCTGCCGGTATTCGTGAGGTAAACGGTGAATTTGATCGCGGCCAAACAGTACGCATTTTCGACCTCGCCGGGCGAGAGATTGCACGCGGGTTGACCCAGTATCGTTCGAGTGATCTTCGCCTGATCGCCGGATTACGCTCGCACCAGATTGGTCCAGTTTTAGGGTATGATTACGGGCCAGAGATCGTCCATCGTGACGATATGGTGGTGTTAGCGACAAAGGAGTAG
- a CDS encoding CHAT domain-containing protein produces MRSIYHPVLLSIDFSSYHRGFFVRWEANEVIDITHSQMPMPIASEDVPLVLRALDVLQDPAYPHPWTAAQETAFTFTPAEQDRLRELNFWDDGEHIPPDLPRRVGRRLFRALTHDPRGAEALKMVRNFALAVDRPLLIACHFNAHAAADVALASLPWELLWADEPTPLLTERRLSATIERRLKHTGPPPQPAPGSGALRILALSPQAGIPPELRQLERSVRMNALQPLLERQLAEVRELSPVSRRELERVVREWAPDVIHYYGHGRYERGEGALLLDCERGGEEWTPPSALAAAAGGVRMVLLHACQGAMTTPGTTLLSSVAPALSVAGVPVVIGMQFTIRADAATRIASIVYAGLAQGRSVQEALAAARIALYVSESDQVSWFVPALYVRNRQFGPLYLRPPSDQMPALTLSASSVRRSPIIRRLRIQEEWRARRKSRE; encoded by the coding sequence ATGCGATCAATCTACCATCCGGTATTGCTCTCAATCGATTTTAGCTCGTACCATCGCGGTTTTTTCGTGCGCTGGGAAGCAAATGAGGTGATTGACATCACCCACAGTCAAATGCCGATGCCGATTGCGAGTGAAGATGTGCCACTCGTGTTGCGTGCCCTTGATGTGCTGCAAGATCCGGCTTATCCACATCCATGGACGGCAGCCCAAGAGACCGCTTTTACCTTTACCCCGGCCGAGCAGGACCGCTTGCGTGAACTCAATTTCTGGGACGATGGCGAGCACATCCCGCCAGATTTGCCACGCCGCGTGGGTCGTCGCCTGTTTCGCGCCTTAACCCATGATCCACGTGGTGCAGAGGCGCTGAAGATGGTGCGTAACTTTGCGCTGGCCGTTGACCGCCCACTGCTGATTGCTTGCCATTTCAATGCGCATGCTGCCGCAGATGTCGCGTTGGCGTCTCTGCCGTGGGAGTTGCTGTGGGCCGATGAACCCACGCCGTTGCTGACCGAACGACGTTTATCGGCCACGATTGAGCGACGGTTGAAACATACCGGTCCACCACCACAACCGGCACCCGGCAGCGGTGCGCTACGGATTCTGGCTCTCTCGCCACAGGCCGGTATCCCACCTGAGTTGCGTCAACTTGAGCGAAGTGTGCGAATGAACGCCTTGCAACCGCTGCTCGAGCGACAGTTGGCCGAGGTGCGGGAGTTAAGCCCGGTCTCACGTCGCGAACTGGAACGGGTGGTTCGTGAATGGGCGCCGGATGTGATTCACTACTACGGCCACGGGCGTTACGAGCGTGGTGAAGGTGCGCTGTTACTGGATTGTGAGCGTGGCGGCGAGGAATGGACACCACCGAGTGCGCTGGCAGCGGCAGCAGGTGGAGTTCGGATGGTGTTGTTACACGCTTGCCAAGGCGCTATGACAACCCCCGGCACCACCTTATTGAGCAGCGTTGCCCCGGCACTGAGTGTGGCCGGTGTGCCGGTGGTGATCGGGATGCAGTTTACGATCCGCGCCGATGCAGCTACACGCATCGCGAGTATTGTCTACGCCGGGTTGGCGCAGGGGCGGAGTGTGCAAGAAGCCTTAGCCGCCGCTCGGATCGCGCTGTACGTGAGCGAGTCCGATCAAGTGTCTTGGTTTGTGCCTGCGCTCTATGTGCGTAATCGGCAGTTTGGCCCGCTTTATCTGCGTCCACCAAGCGATCAGATGCCGGCCCTTACGTTGAGCGCGAGTTCTGTTCGTCGCTCGCCGATCATTCGCCGCCTCCGCATCCAAGAGGAATGGCGGGCACGACGAAAATCCCGTGAATAG